One segment of Plasmodium sp. gorilla clade G2 genome assembly, contig: PADLG01_00_33, whole genome shotgun sequence DNA contains the following:
- a CDS encoding stevor PIR protein, putative has translation MIFYNIKLIIFSIILVSLTLTYNNDCDGLYKYINYKNMVLWPMNFRCLGELSHGFIANNKHKNSKLREYGNTNERKYKKDKYPYDKTKTKQNIPHVKEKGNVGTPHLKKYEKESKSNRPTRSFKHSEIHSQNNSDKSDDKYKSGCKKCWNKMFIVLLILSCHFHIFWMWYKKKKNKGK, from the exons atgatattttataatattaaattaattatattttcaattatATTAGTATCATTAACGTTAACttataat aatgACTGTGAtggattatataaatatataaattataaaaacatgGTGTTATGGCCAATGAATTTCAGATGCTTAGGAGAATTATCACATGGATTTATtgcaaataataaacataaaaatagtaAATTAAGAGAATACGGAAACACCAATGAAAGAAAATACAAGAAGGACAAATATCCATATGATAAGACAAAAACAAAACAGAATATACCACATGTAAAAGAAAAGGGAAATGTTGGAACACCacatttgaaaaaatatgaaaaagaatcAAAATCAAATAGACCTACTCGTTCCTTCAAACATTCAGAAATTCATTCTCAAAATAATTCAGATAAATcagatgataaatataaaagtggGTGTAAAAAATGTTGGAATAAAATGTTTATTGTATTGTTAATCCTTAGTTGTCATTTTCACATTTTTTGGATgtggtataaaaaaaaaaaaaataaagggaAATAG